ACCTGCGGGCGGCGGTCGACCACATGATCGACGAGGTCGACGTCGAGGGCGTGTGGCTGGCGGGCGCGTCGACGGGCGGGTCGCTGGCCATCTGCGTGGCCGGTGACGACCCCCGGGTGCGGGGGGTGGCGACGCTCTCGGCCCGGGCCGACTTCGCCGACTGGGCGGCCCAGCCCCGGCGGTTCCTCCAGCACGCCCGCGAGGTCGGCGTGATCCAGGACCCGGCCTTCCCCGAGGACTTCGAGGAGTGGGCGCTCGAGCTCAAGTCGGTGCGGCCCCTCGCCGCCGTGGCGGCGCTGGCACCCCGCCCCCTCCTGCTCGTGCAGGGCGCCGAGGACGACGTCGTGCCCGTGGTCGACGCCCGGGCCCTGGCCGACGGCCACGGCGCCGCCGACCTGCGCGTGCTCTCGGGCGCCGGCCACGCCCTGCGACACGACCCCCGGGCGGTGGCCCTCCTGCTCGGGTGGCTCGAGCGCCAGGCCGGCACCTGACCCTGCCCCCGACGTCTGTGTGCGCTGAGGCACGCCGGCGGTAGCTGGGCGCACACAGACGATGGACAGCCGCCTGGCCCGGCGCCTCGGAGTGGGCGATGCGGTGGTGGTGGGGCTGGCGTCGATGCTCGGGGCCGGCGTGTTCACCGCCTTCGGACCGGCCGCTCGGGCCGCCGGTGCGGGGGTGGTCCCGGCCCTGGCCCTGGCCGGTCTGGTGGCGTGGTGCAACGCCACGTCGTCCGCCGCCCTCGCCGCTGTCCACCCCGAGTCCGGCGGCACCTACGTGTACGCCCGGCGCCGGCTCGGCGTCCCCTGGGGGGTGCTGGCGGGCGGCGCCTTCATCGCCGGGAAGGTGGCCAGCTGCGCGGCCATGGCCCTCACCGCCGGCGCCTACGCCGCCCCCGACGCGGCCCGGCCGGTCGCCCTGGCGGTGGTGCTGGTCCTCACCGTCGTGAACCTGGCCGGCGTCACCCGCACGGTGCGGGTGACCCGCGTCCTGCTCGCCGTGGTCCTCGCCGTGCTCGCCGGCGTGGTGGTCGCCTGCCTGGCCGGTGGCGAGGCCGGCGCCACCCGGCTCGATGCCGGACTCGGCGACGGCGGCGCCCTCGGCCTGCTCGAGGCGGCGGGGATCCTGTTCTTCGCCTTCGCCGGCTACGCCCGGGTGGCGACGCTGGGCGAGGAGGTGGTGGACCCCGCCCGCACGATCCCTCGGGCCGTGCCCCTCGCCCTCGGCATCGCCCTCGCCGTCTACGCCGTCGTGCTGATGGCCACGTTGGCCGTGCTCGGGCCGACCGGCCTGGCCGCCACCGACGCCCCCCTGGCCGCCGCCGTTGACGCCGGCCGGTTCGACGAGCTCGTGCCCGTGGTCCGGGCCGGCGCCGTCGTCGCCTCCCTGGGCGTGCTCGTCGCCCTGCTCGCCGGCGTGGCCCGCACGACCTTCGCCATGGCCGCCGACGGCGTGCTGCCCCGGCGCCTCGCCGCTGTGCGGGACCGCACCGCCGTGCCCGCCGCCGCGGTCGTGGTGGTGGGCGCCGCCGTTGCCATCCTCGTGGCGGTGGCCGACCTGCAGGGCGCGCTGCGGGCGAGCTCGGCCCTCGTGCTCCTCTACTACGCGCTGACCAACGCGTCGGCACTGCGCCTGCGACCGGCGGAGCGCCGGTGGCCGCGAGGGTGGGCCGTCCTCGGCCTGGCCGGTTGCGCCGCCCTTTCCGTCAGCCTGGTGGTGGGAGCCGGCTGACGGCGTCGTCGATCGCACGGCGCAGGGCCCGTGCGGCGTCCTCCGGGTCCGACGCCTCGGTGAGCCAGCGCACCACCACGAACCGGCGGGCCCCGGCCTCGACGAGCGGGCCCACCGACGACGGCGTCGCGCCGCCGGTCACGAACCATGGCACCTTCGCCGCACCGGCGGCGTAGCCGACGTACCCCGGCCCCGTTCCCGGCCGACCGGGCTTGGTGGGCGTGGCCACCACCGGCCCCACGGAGACGTAGTCGACCGGCTCGCCGGCGGCCTCGTCGAGCTCACCCGGCGCGTGGGTCGACAGGCCGACGATGGCGCCCTCGCCCAGGAGCCGCCGGGCCAGCGCCGGTGGGGCGTCGTCCTGGCCCACGTGCACGCCGTCGGCCCCCACCTCCAGCGCGAGGTCGGGCCGGTCGTTGAGGACGAAGGGCACGCCGAGCCCCCGGCACACCCGCAGCGCCCGCCGGGCGGCGGCCAGGACCCCCCGGGCCTCGAGCTCCTTGTCCCGGAGCTGCACCAGGTCGACGCCGCCGCGGATGCAGGCGGCCAGGAACGGCTCGAGGTCCGGACGGTCGGGCGTGCACAGGTACAGGCGCCGCTCGTCGACCCCGGGAAAGCTCATCCTCCTGCCACGGCCCGCACCAGCTCGAGCCGGTCGCCGTCGGCCAGCACGGTGCGGTCGAGCAGCCGGCGCTCGACCGGCTCGCCGTTGCGCTCGACCAGCACCCACTTGCCGCCGAGCTGCAGCGAGGTCAG
This genomic stretch from Acidimicrobiales bacterium harbors:
- a CDS encoding alpha/beta fold hydrolase, with translation MGEGFEGFESAGLRLYAHLARPTPGREAPGRPGLVVCHGFPSSAAMARAGVETYPALADRLAAEAGWTVMTFSFRGIGRSEGDFSLCGWQDDLRAAVDHMIDEVDVEGVWLAGASTGGSLAICVAGDDPRVRGVATLSARADFADWAAQPRRFLQHAREVGVIQDPAFPEDFEEWALELKSVRPLAAVAALAPRPLLLVQGAEDDVVPVVDARALADGHGAADLRVLSGAGHALRHDPRAVALLLGWLERQAGT
- a CDS encoding APC family permease; this translates as MDSRLARRLGVGDAVVVGLASMLGAGVFTAFGPAARAAGAGVVPALALAGLVAWCNATSSAALAAVHPESGGTYVYARRRLGVPWGVLAGGAFIAGKVASCAAMALTAGAYAAPDAARPVALAVVLVLTVVNLAGVTRTVRVTRVLLAVVLAVLAGVVVACLAGGEAGATRLDAGLGDGGALGLLEAAGILFFAFAGYARVATLGEEVVDPARTIPRAVPLALGIALAVYAVVLMATLAVLGPTGLAATDAPLAAAVDAGRFDELVPVVRAGAVVASLGVLVALLAGVARTTFAMAADGVLPRRLAAVRDRTAVPAAAVVVVGAAVAILVAVADLQGALRASSALVLLYYALTNASALRLRPAERRWPRGWAVLGLAGCAALSVSLVVGAG
- the thiE gene encoding thiamine phosphate synthase, producing MSFPGVDERRLYLCTPDRPDLEPFLAACIRGGVDLVQLRDKELEARGVLAAARRALRVCRGLGVPFVLNDRPDLALEVGADGVHVGQDDAPPALARRLLGEGAIVGLSTHAPGELDEAAGEPVDYVSVGPVVATPTKPGRPGTGPGYVGYAAGAAKVPWFVTGGATPSSVGPLVEAGARRFVVVRWLTEASDPEDAARALRRAIDDAVSRLPPPG
- the thiS gene encoding sulfur carrier protein ThiS → MSNGRPVELPEGATVTDLLTSLQLGGKWVLVERNGEPVERRLLDRTVLADGDRLELVRAVAGG